In a single window of the Drosophila albomicans strain 15112-1751.03 chromosome 3, ASM965048v2, whole genome shotgun sequence genome:
- the LOC117567267 gene encoding USP6 N-terminal-like protein isoform X3, whose translation MTAAPPAVHDNGEQQQHALVKRAEDEREDIFNRYELGLDPNNVVDSWENPTFEIYHITDKYGFMHDSRLPSSRDSQEVQRTKIELERDKKWVKMLSHWPPPQDKLHKRVYKGIPDRMRWPAWKQLLNVDQSMATNKGVYARMLQLAKEHATETRQIDADVNRQFRDNLAYRERYSVKQCSLFNVLNAYSIYNSELGYCQGMACVAGVLLLYMQEEEAFWALNTLITDRKYGMHGLFIEGFPKLTRFIEHHDRILSKIMRKLHKHFIKHNVDALLYAIKWFFVVFVERVPFSLSLRVWDTFLLDGDRVILAMAVTILYLHKDELLRLKDMDGIIEYLQVKLHKNFGYNDDDAIQALERVMKKLKDLKLDVPPPAKSNEFPTRQLGVFVEADGEKKTGRRRDYTDTEKQVLTDVISRQEQNAIEVQSTVSYETSECATVTLTVPEDTHSIRSSLAGTSVASHGSSETMSLEDNNVHLKTANMLQNAPQREMLLGT comes from the exons ATGACAGCCGCTCCGCCCGCCGTACACGATAATggcgaacagcagcaacatgcatTAGTGAAACGCGCCGAGGATGAGCGCGAGGATATATTCAACCGCTATGAACTGGGCCTGGATCCCAACAATGTGGTGGATTCATGGGAGAATCCCACATTTGAAATCTATCACATAACCGACAA ATACGGCTTCATGCACGACTCCCGCCTGCCATCATCACGCGACTCACAAGAAGTGCAACGCACAAAGATTGAGCTGGAGCGCGATAAAAAATGGGTGAAGATGCTCAGCCATTGGCCGCCGCCGCAGGACAAACTACACAAGCGTGTCTACAAGGGCATTCCGGATCGCATGCGCTGGCCAGCCTGGAAGCAGCTGCTCAACGTGGATCAATCGATGGCGACGAACAAGGGCGTATATGCACGCATGCTACAGCTGGCCAAAGAGCATGCGACTGAGACGCGACAAATCGACGCGGACGTCAACCGGCAGTTTCGTGATAATCTCGCCTATCGGGAACGCTACAGTGTGAAGCAATGCTCTCTCTTCAATGTGCTGAATGCGTACAGCATCTATAACTCGGAGTTGGGATATTGTCAGGGGATGGCGTGTGTGGCTggcgtgttgttgctgtataTGCAGGAGGAGGAAGCCTTCTGGGCCCTTAATACTCTCATTACGGATCGCAAGTATGGCATGCATGGACTTTTCATTGAGGGATTCCCTAAGCTGACGCGCTTCATCGAGCATCACGATCGCATTCTATCCAAGATCATGCGTAAACTACACAAACACTTTATCAAACACAATGTGGACGCACTGCTCTATGCCATCAAGTGGTTTTTTGTCGTCTTTGTGGAGCGC GTGCCTTTTAGTCTGAGTTTACGTGTGTGGGATACTTTTCTGCTAGACGGAGATCGGGTTATTTTGGCCATGGCCGTTACCATTCTCTATCTGCACAAGGATGAACTGTTGCGCCTCAAGGATATGGACGGCATTATTGAATATCTGCAGGTTAAGCTGCATAAGAACTTCGGCTATAACGACGACGATGCCATTCAGGCGCTGGAACGTGTCATGAAGAAGCTAAAGGACCTTAAACTCGATGTGCCGCCACCAGCGAAATCTAATGAGTTTCCCACACGTCAGCTGGGCGTGTTTGTTGAGGCGGATGGCGAGAAGAAAACCGGACGTAGACGAGACTACACCGATACGGAAAAGCAAGTCTTAACCGATGTGATATCAAG ACAAGAACAAAACGCAATTGAGGTGCAATCAACTGTATCATATGAGACATCCGAGTGTGCTACAG ttACGCTTACTGTACCAGAGGATACGCACTCAATACGAAGTTCGCTTGCAGGTACCTCAGTTGCCTCGCACGGCTCATCGGAGACGATGTCACTGGAGGACAATAA CGTTCATTTAAAAACCGCCAATATGTTACAAAATGCACCGCAGCGTGAGATGCTTCTGGGCACCTGA
- the LOC117567266 gene encoding WD repeat and HMG-box DNA-binding protein 1, whose protein sequence is MSFTRSSLRYAHTNGYTGLLYTPKGDFIITCGTDGDIRHWTCISDDDPRSTCLGEFVMCIAHTGSRLLASTDRNTVHAYTFPQMDSDGILMRFTAPATCLRVCGDYTAAGSEDTTIKLLRGDNAGAEITLEGHKGPILALDMHVERRLLVSIAGDGELKVWNFETGEELKSLGGLPRSNSFESTSLFGTPSFEPQRGEQLAYCLDKEIIVLNTTNWQVSYRLQDERVSSNYSCCQFSPNGERLAAGTTSGELSIFDVQRRKALQVETAPSDCKAITCLAWNTANEDEVAFCDSTGQLGTIFAGDDEPQDDLVNGVEAEEEQDDFLGGNDYEFEQGDEDGVNEVDDGDGVSLEQLKRKVMSKATDDMDDDNASRHSMASSRTAPAAPQLKWFKQQAAFQPGATPNELEHRYLVWNDVGIVTAHTEPSGDGAIDVEFHDASVHHALHLSNNYNQHNLASLSRSALALASTDSNKLVVIALAAAGNKEWSLGLPDCESVEALAATSQLIGVATSTHFLRLFSVMGTQREVLSIPGPVVALAGHDHSLLCVYHGAGSSQTQQHLSAMLINVSGLNLRVEHFPVPLTPGRQLSWLGYTDVGSPSMADNMGLVQLYRRASNAWFPICDTMKQSSSVSNNYFIVALSEVRQIVQAVLCRGSSYPMTNPRPMVQELRMQLPLCDIEVEKSELEDTLMRASIMQVDGAEKLQKEMAIKLFALACNGECETRARELIETIACTDLLQLAVKYASKRGRIHLSDRLCELLPQLEAVQEARKQQQLLGANGIAATIVLPMVGASTSTATTPKLAPKAMELSASKRGALKRFSNSPSLFRAASSRPATPDVATAALDTQENMFGESESQQSELLPSKASVNDGSEDLQRLPLNSVNPFAMKRKLVDTGVIFGSEKLKLAKK, encoded by the coding sequence atgaGTTTTACGCGCAGTTCCCTGCGCTATGCGCATACTAATGGCTACACAGGACTGCTGTACACTCCCAAAGGTGACTTCATCATCACATGCGGCACCGACGGCGACATACGCCACTGGACATGTATCAGCGACGATGATCCCCGATCCACTTGCTTGGGCGAATTCGTCATGTGCATTGCGCACACGGGCAGCCGCCTCTTGGCGTCCACAGATCGCAACACTGTGCACGCCTATACCTTTCCGCAAATGGACAGCGATGGAATCCTCATGCGTTTCACGGCGCCCGCAACATGCTTGCGTGTTTGCGGTGATTACACGGCAGCTGGCAGCGAAGACACCACCATCAAATTACTGCGCGGTGACAATGCTGGCGCTGAGATAACACTGGAAGGTCACAAAGGACCCATTTTGGCGCTGGACATGCACGTCGAGCGTCGTCTGCTCGTCTCAATTGCCGGTGATGGCGAACTCAAGGTCTGGAACTTTGAAACGGGTGAGGAACTGAAGAGTCTTGGTGGTCTGCCGCGTTCTAACAGCTTTGAGAGCACCAGCCTCTTTGGTACACCATCCTTTGAGCCACAACGCGGCGAGCAATTGGCTTATTGCCTGGACAAGGAGATCATAGTGCTTAACACAACGAACTGGCAAGTCTCCTATAGACTGCAGGATGAGCGTGTGTCCAGCAACTACAGCTGCTGTCAGTTCTCGCCCAATGGCGAACGCCTAGCAGCTGGCACCACCAGCGGAGAGCTAAGCATCTTTGATGTACAGCGTCGCAAAGCATTGCAAGTGGAGACGGCTCCCAGTGATTGCAAGGCTATCACTTGCTTGGCCTGGAATACGGCCAACGAGGATGAGGTAGCCTTCTGCGATTCCACCGGACAATTGGGTACCATCTTTGCGGGCGACGATGAGCCACAGGATGATCTTGTTAATGGCGTGGAAGCGGAAGAGGAGCAGGATGATTTTCTGGGTGGCAACGACTATGAATTTGAGCAGGGTGACGAGGACGGTGTGAATGAGGTGGACGACGGCGATGGTGTGAGCTTGGAGCAGCTTAAACGCAAGGTGATGAGCAAGGCCACAGATGACATGGACGATGACAATGCGAGCCGACATTCCATGGCTAGCAGTCGAACTGCCCCAGCTGCACCTCAATTGAAGTGGTTTAAGCAACAGGCGGCATTCCAACCGGGAGCCACGCCCAATGAGCTCGAGCATCGTTACCTGGTGTGGAATGATGTGGGCATCGTAACCGCACACACAGAACCCAGCGGCGATGGCGCCATTGACGTAGAGTTTCACGATGCTAGCGTGCACCATGCCCTGCACCtgagcaacaactacaatcaACACAATCTGGCCAGTCTCAGTCGCAGCGCCTTGGCCTTAGCCTCCACGGACAGCAACAAGCTGGTGGTGATTGCTCTCGCAGCGGCCGGCAACAAGGAGTGGTCACTTGGCCTGCCCGATTGTGAGAGTGTCGAGGCATTAGCGGCCACCAGTCAACTGATTGGCGTGGCCACAAGTACACACTTTCTGCGACTTTTTAGCGTGATGGGCACACAGCGTGAGGTGCTCAGTATTCCCGGGCCAGTGGTGGCATTAGCCGGACACGACCATAGTCTGTTGTGTGTCTATCACGGCGCTGGCAGCAGTCAGACACAACAGCACTTGTCTGCCATGCTGATAAATGTCAGCGGCTTGAATCTGCGCGTGGAACATTTCCCTGTGCCGCTGACCCCAGGACGACAGCTCAGCTGGCTGGGTTACACGGATGTGGGCTCGCCTAGCATGGCGGACAACATGGGCCTGGTGCAGTTGTATCGACGAGCGAGCAATGCCTGGTTCCCCATCTGCGACACCATGAAGCAGAGTTCCAGTGTCTCAAATAATTACTTCATTGTCGCATTATCGGAGGTCCGACAGATTGTGCAGGCTGTGCTGTGTCGTGGCAGTTCGTATCCCATGACAAATCCGCGTCCTATGGTGCAGGAGTTGCGCATGCAGCTGCCGTTGTGTGACATTGAGGTGGAGAAGTCCGAGCTTGAGGACACGTTGATGCGCGCCAGCATAATGCAAGTGGATGGCGCCGAGAAGCTGCAAAAGGAAATGGCCATCAAGTTGTTTGCGCTTGCCTGCAACGGTGAGTGCGAGACACGAGCCCGCGAACTGATCGAAACGATTGCTTGCACCGATCTGCTGCAACTGGCCGTAAAATATGCCTCGAAACGTGGACGCATTCATCTGTCGGATCGTTTGTGCGAACTGCTGCCACAACTTGAGGCTGTACAGGAGGCGCgtaagcaacaacagcttctGGGCGCCAATGGCATTGCGGCAACCATTGTGCTGCCAATGGTAGGAGCGTCCACCTCTACGGCAACCACACCCAAACTAGCGCCCAAAGCCATGGAGCTTAGCGCCTCGAAGCGAGGTGCTCTCAAGCGCTTCTCCAATTCGCCAAGCCTTTTTAGAGCTGCAAGCTCGCGACCTGCCACACCAGATGTCGCCACAGCAGCATTGGACACCCAGGAGAATATGTTTGGTGAGTCCGAGTCGCAGCAGAGCGAATTGCTGCCTAGCAAAGCGAGTGTCAACGATGGCAGCGAGGATCTACAGCGTTTACCACTCAACTCGGTCAATCCGTTTGCCATGA
- the LOC117567268 gene encoding arginine-hydroxylase NDUFAF5, mitochondrial, producing MMIKTCVQHFNLIKCGAWRSLSTQPSHMNIFDRNAKRLQKERAALSADVGLYDYLKEEVGFRLADRVFDIKREFKTAADIGCNRGYISKHILAECVEHLTLTDTSASMLEQAQGTPGLKMHKLLQDEEQLEFEENSLDLVISSLSLHWVNDLPGCFAKIKSSLKPDGVFIASLFGGDTLYELRSSLQLAELERKGGIAPHVSPFTQIRDIGSLLNRAGFTMLTIDTDELVIGYPSMFELMWDLKGMAENNAAFNRPAHVSRETLLAASAIYKELYAKPNEEGVPATFQIIYLVGWKPGPNQPQPLPRGTAEVSLKDLGTIFEKGGKIKVDGDA from the exons atgatgaTTAAAACGTGCGTTCagcactttaatttaataaaatgcgGCGCTTGGCGCTCGCTTTCAACACAACCATCGCACATGAACATATTCGATCGGAACGCCAAAAGACTACAGAAGGAACGCGCAGCACTCAG TGCAGATGTGGGTCTCTATGATTATTTGAAAGAGGAGGTCGGCTTCCGATTGGCGGATCGAGTGTTTGACATTAAGCGCGAATTCAAAACTGCTGCTGACATTGGCTGTAATCGTGGCTACATATCGAAGCACATTCTCGCCGAGTGCGTCGAACATCTCACGCTGACCGACACAAGCGCCAGTATGCTTGAACAGGCTCAAGGAACACCAGGCCTCAAAATGCATAAACTTCTGCAGGATGAGGAACAGTTGGAG TTCGAAGAAAATTCGCTGGATTTGGTTATCTCTAGTCTGAGTTTGCACTGGGTCAACGATTTGCCCGGCTGCTTTGCCAAAATCAAGAGCAGTCTGAAGCCAGACGGCGTTTTTATTGCATCACTCTTTGGTGGCGATACTCTGTACGAGCTGCGCTCTTCGTTGCAGCTGGCGGAGCTGGAACGCAAGGGCGGCATTGCGCCGCATGTTTCGCCGTTTACACAGATACGCGATATTGGATCGCTGTTGAATCGCGCCGGTTTCACCATGCTGACCATTGATACGGACGAATTAGTCATTGGCTATCCAAGCATGTTTGAGTTGATGTGGGATCTCAAGGGCATGGCCGAGAATAATGCGGCATTCAATAGGCCGGCGCATGTGAGTCGCGAAACATTGCTGGCAGCCAGTGCTATATACAAGGAACTATATGCGAAACCGAACGAAGAGGGCGTGCCAGCCACGTTTCAGATCATCTATCTGGTCGGGTGGAAACCGGGGCCAAATCAACCACAACCTTTGCCACGCGGTACAGCCGAAGTATCGCTTAAGGATTTGGGTACGATTTTCGAGAAGGGTGGCAAGATCAAGGTGGATGGGGATGCTTGA
- the LOC117567267 gene encoding USP6 N-terminal-like protein isoform X1 — translation MTAAPPAVHDNGEQQQHALVKRAEDEREDIFNRYELGLDPNNVVDSWENPTFEIYHITDKYGFMHDSRLPSSRDSQEVQRTKIELERDKKWVKMLSHWPPPQDKLHKRVYKGIPDRMRWPAWKQLLNVDQSMATNKGVYARMLQLAKEHATETRQIDADVNRQFRDNLAYRERYSVKQCSLFNVLNAYSIYNSELGYCQGMACVAGVLLLYMQEEEAFWALNTLITDRKYGMHGLFIEGFPKLTRFIEHHDRILSKIMRKLHKHFIKHNVDALLYAIKWFFVVFVERVPFSLSLRVWDTFLLDGDRVILAMAVTILYLHKDELLRLKDMDGIIEYLQVKLHKNFGYNDDDAIQALERVMKKLKDLKLDVPPPAKSNEFPTRQLGVFVEADGEKKTGRRRDYTDTEKQVLTDVISRQEQNAIEVQSTVSYETSECATGDAYSMKTYQSMTSLATSPAISSNSLYSNGFVITGPEDGRSQSVNNLNYNSWQQMHQLAPAESMPNGRGKRHSYSNGSDSDSRNRLDLDMALEALQSQQLHLHLQPNNHHHPAPISPPAHSVRLIVQNGKGDDQQLNNTTNFHKQRSVIVVNNSNTGNNFMGEENEEKQEQEQEDDALSVENTRL, via the exons ATGACAGCCGCTCCGCCCGCCGTACACGATAATggcgaacagcagcaacatgcatTAGTGAAACGCGCCGAGGATGAGCGCGAGGATATATTCAACCGCTATGAACTGGGCCTGGATCCCAACAATGTGGTGGATTCATGGGAGAATCCCACATTTGAAATCTATCACATAACCGACAA ATACGGCTTCATGCACGACTCCCGCCTGCCATCATCACGCGACTCACAAGAAGTGCAACGCACAAAGATTGAGCTGGAGCGCGATAAAAAATGGGTGAAGATGCTCAGCCATTGGCCGCCGCCGCAGGACAAACTACACAAGCGTGTCTACAAGGGCATTCCGGATCGCATGCGCTGGCCAGCCTGGAAGCAGCTGCTCAACGTGGATCAATCGATGGCGACGAACAAGGGCGTATATGCACGCATGCTACAGCTGGCCAAAGAGCATGCGACTGAGACGCGACAAATCGACGCGGACGTCAACCGGCAGTTTCGTGATAATCTCGCCTATCGGGAACGCTACAGTGTGAAGCAATGCTCTCTCTTCAATGTGCTGAATGCGTACAGCATCTATAACTCGGAGTTGGGATATTGTCAGGGGATGGCGTGTGTGGCTggcgtgttgttgctgtataTGCAGGAGGAGGAAGCCTTCTGGGCCCTTAATACTCTCATTACGGATCGCAAGTATGGCATGCATGGACTTTTCATTGAGGGATTCCCTAAGCTGACGCGCTTCATCGAGCATCACGATCGCATTCTATCCAAGATCATGCGTAAACTACACAAACACTTTATCAAACACAATGTGGACGCACTGCTCTATGCCATCAAGTGGTTTTTTGTCGTCTTTGTGGAGCGC GTGCCTTTTAGTCTGAGTTTACGTGTGTGGGATACTTTTCTGCTAGACGGAGATCGGGTTATTTTGGCCATGGCCGTTACCATTCTCTATCTGCACAAGGATGAACTGTTGCGCCTCAAGGATATGGACGGCATTATTGAATATCTGCAGGTTAAGCTGCATAAGAACTTCGGCTATAACGACGACGATGCCATTCAGGCGCTGGAACGTGTCATGAAGAAGCTAAAGGACCTTAAACTCGATGTGCCGCCACCAGCGAAATCTAATGAGTTTCCCACACGTCAGCTGGGCGTGTTTGTTGAGGCGGATGGCGAGAAGAAAACCGGACGTAGACGAGACTACACCGATACGGAAAAGCAAGTCTTAACCGATGTGATATCAAG ACAAGAACAAAACGCAATTGAGGTGCAATCAACTGTATCATATGAGACATCCGAGTGTGCTACAG GTGATGCGTATTCAATGAAAACCTATCAGAGTATGACTAGTTTAGCCACATCACCGGCAATTAGCAGTAACTCGCTCTATAGCAATGGGTTCGTGATCACTGGCCCCGAAGATGGCCGCAGCCAAAGCGTTAATAATCTCAACTATAACTCCTGGCAACAAATGCACCAGCTGGCGCCTGCTGAATCAATGCCAAATGGCCGGGGCAAGAGGCACAGCTacagcaacggcagcgatAGCGACAGTCGCAATCGCCTCGATCTGGACATGGCGCTGGAGGCGCTTCAAAGTCAgcagctgcatttgcatttgcagccCAATAATCATCATCACCCGGCACCAATATCGCCTCCAGCTCACAGTGTCCGCCTCATTGTGCAGAACGGAAAAGGAGACGATCAACAGCTGAACAATACAACGAACTTCCACAAGCAGCGTAGTGTGATTGTtgttaataattcaaatactGGTAATAATTTCATGGGGGAAGAGAATGAAGAGAAGCaggagcaagagcaagaagaTGATGCGCTGAGCGTGGAGAACACGCGTCTTTAG
- the LOC117567267 gene encoding USP6 N-terminal-like protein isoform X4 has protein sequence MTAAPPAVHDNGEQQQHALVKRAEDEREDIFNRYELGLDPNNVVDSWENPTFEIYHITDKYGFMHDSRLPSSRDSQEVQRTKIELERDKKWVKMLSHWPPPQDKLHKRVYKGIPDRMRWPAWKQLLNVDQSMATNKGVYARMLQLAKEHATETRQIDADVNRQFRDNLAYRERYSVKQCSLFNVLNAYSIYNSELGYCQGMACVAGVLLLYMQEEEAFWALNTLITDRKYGMHGLFIEGFPKLTRFIEHHDRILSKIMRKLHKHFIKHNVDALLYAIKWFFVVFVERVPFSLSLRVWDTFLLDGDRVILAMAVTILYLHKDELLRLKDMDGIIEYLQVKLHKNFGYNDDDAIQALERVMKKLKDLKLDVPPPAKSNEFPTRQLGVFVEADGEKKTGRRRDYTDTEKQEQNAIEVQSTVSYETSECATVTLTVPEDTHSIRSSLAGTSVASHGSSETMSLEDNNVHLKTANMLQNAPQREMLLGT, from the exons ATGACAGCCGCTCCGCCCGCCGTACACGATAATggcgaacagcagcaacatgcatTAGTGAAACGCGCCGAGGATGAGCGCGAGGATATATTCAACCGCTATGAACTGGGCCTGGATCCCAACAATGTGGTGGATTCATGGGAGAATCCCACATTTGAAATCTATCACATAACCGACAA ATACGGCTTCATGCACGACTCCCGCCTGCCATCATCACGCGACTCACAAGAAGTGCAACGCACAAAGATTGAGCTGGAGCGCGATAAAAAATGGGTGAAGATGCTCAGCCATTGGCCGCCGCCGCAGGACAAACTACACAAGCGTGTCTACAAGGGCATTCCGGATCGCATGCGCTGGCCAGCCTGGAAGCAGCTGCTCAACGTGGATCAATCGATGGCGACGAACAAGGGCGTATATGCACGCATGCTACAGCTGGCCAAAGAGCATGCGACTGAGACGCGACAAATCGACGCGGACGTCAACCGGCAGTTTCGTGATAATCTCGCCTATCGGGAACGCTACAGTGTGAAGCAATGCTCTCTCTTCAATGTGCTGAATGCGTACAGCATCTATAACTCGGAGTTGGGATATTGTCAGGGGATGGCGTGTGTGGCTggcgtgttgttgctgtataTGCAGGAGGAGGAAGCCTTCTGGGCCCTTAATACTCTCATTACGGATCGCAAGTATGGCATGCATGGACTTTTCATTGAGGGATTCCCTAAGCTGACGCGCTTCATCGAGCATCACGATCGCATTCTATCCAAGATCATGCGTAAACTACACAAACACTTTATCAAACACAATGTGGACGCACTGCTCTATGCCATCAAGTGGTTTTTTGTCGTCTTTGTGGAGCGC GTGCCTTTTAGTCTGAGTTTACGTGTGTGGGATACTTTTCTGCTAGACGGAGATCGGGTTATTTTGGCCATGGCCGTTACCATTCTCTATCTGCACAAGGATGAACTGTTGCGCCTCAAGGATATGGACGGCATTATTGAATATCTGCAGGTTAAGCTGCATAAGAACTTCGGCTATAACGACGACGATGCCATTCAGGCGCTGGAACGTGTCATGAAGAAGCTAAAGGACCTTAAACTCGATGTGCCGCCACCAGCGAAATCTAATGAGTTTCCCACACGTCAGCTGGGCGTGTTTGTTGAGGCGGATGGCGAGAAGAAAACCGGACGTAGACGAGACTACACCGATACGGAAAA ACAAGAACAAAACGCAATTGAGGTGCAATCAACTGTATCATATGAGACATCCGAGTGTGCTACAG ttACGCTTACTGTACCAGAGGATACGCACTCAATACGAAGTTCGCTTGCAGGTACCTCAGTTGCCTCGCACGGCTCATCGGAGACGATGTCACTGGAGGACAATAA CGTTCATTTAAAAACCGCCAATATGTTACAAAATGCACCGCAGCGTGAGATGCTTCTGGGCACCTGA
- the LOC117567267 gene encoding USP6 N-terminal-like protein isoform X2 has product MTAAPPAVHDNGEQQQHALVKRAEDEREDIFNRYELGLDPNNVVDSWENPTFEIYHITDKYGFMHDSRLPSSRDSQEVQRTKIELERDKKWVKMLSHWPPPQDKLHKRVYKGIPDRMRWPAWKQLLNVDQSMATNKGVYARMLQLAKEHATETRQIDADVNRQFRDNLAYRERYSVKQCSLFNVLNAYSIYNSELGYCQGMACVAGVLLLYMQEEEAFWALNTLITDRKYGMHGLFIEGFPKLTRFIEHHDRILSKIMRKLHKHFIKHNVDALLYAIKWFFVVFVERVPFSLSLRVWDTFLLDGDRVILAMAVTILYLHKDELLRLKDMDGIIEYLQVKLHKNFGYNDDDAIQALERVMKKLKDLKLDVPPPAKSNEFPTRQLGVFVEADGEKKTGRRRDYTDTEKQEQNAIEVQSTVSYETSECATGDAYSMKTYQSMTSLATSPAISSNSLYSNGFVITGPEDGRSQSVNNLNYNSWQQMHQLAPAESMPNGRGKRHSYSNGSDSDSRNRLDLDMALEALQSQQLHLHLQPNNHHHPAPISPPAHSVRLIVQNGKGDDQQLNNTTNFHKQRSVIVVNNSNTGNNFMGEENEEKQEQEQEDDALSVENTRL; this is encoded by the exons ATGACAGCCGCTCCGCCCGCCGTACACGATAATggcgaacagcagcaacatgcatTAGTGAAACGCGCCGAGGATGAGCGCGAGGATATATTCAACCGCTATGAACTGGGCCTGGATCCCAACAATGTGGTGGATTCATGGGAGAATCCCACATTTGAAATCTATCACATAACCGACAA ATACGGCTTCATGCACGACTCCCGCCTGCCATCATCACGCGACTCACAAGAAGTGCAACGCACAAAGATTGAGCTGGAGCGCGATAAAAAATGGGTGAAGATGCTCAGCCATTGGCCGCCGCCGCAGGACAAACTACACAAGCGTGTCTACAAGGGCATTCCGGATCGCATGCGCTGGCCAGCCTGGAAGCAGCTGCTCAACGTGGATCAATCGATGGCGACGAACAAGGGCGTATATGCACGCATGCTACAGCTGGCCAAAGAGCATGCGACTGAGACGCGACAAATCGACGCGGACGTCAACCGGCAGTTTCGTGATAATCTCGCCTATCGGGAACGCTACAGTGTGAAGCAATGCTCTCTCTTCAATGTGCTGAATGCGTACAGCATCTATAACTCGGAGTTGGGATATTGTCAGGGGATGGCGTGTGTGGCTggcgtgttgttgctgtataTGCAGGAGGAGGAAGCCTTCTGGGCCCTTAATACTCTCATTACGGATCGCAAGTATGGCATGCATGGACTTTTCATTGAGGGATTCCCTAAGCTGACGCGCTTCATCGAGCATCACGATCGCATTCTATCCAAGATCATGCGTAAACTACACAAACACTTTATCAAACACAATGTGGACGCACTGCTCTATGCCATCAAGTGGTTTTTTGTCGTCTTTGTGGAGCGC GTGCCTTTTAGTCTGAGTTTACGTGTGTGGGATACTTTTCTGCTAGACGGAGATCGGGTTATTTTGGCCATGGCCGTTACCATTCTCTATCTGCACAAGGATGAACTGTTGCGCCTCAAGGATATGGACGGCATTATTGAATATCTGCAGGTTAAGCTGCATAAGAACTTCGGCTATAACGACGACGATGCCATTCAGGCGCTGGAACGTGTCATGAAGAAGCTAAAGGACCTTAAACTCGATGTGCCGCCACCAGCGAAATCTAATGAGTTTCCCACACGTCAGCTGGGCGTGTTTGTTGAGGCGGATGGCGAGAAGAAAACCGGACGTAGACGAGACTACACCGATACGGAAAA ACAAGAACAAAACGCAATTGAGGTGCAATCAACTGTATCATATGAGACATCCGAGTGTGCTACAG GTGATGCGTATTCAATGAAAACCTATCAGAGTATGACTAGTTTAGCCACATCACCGGCAATTAGCAGTAACTCGCTCTATAGCAATGGGTTCGTGATCACTGGCCCCGAAGATGGCCGCAGCCAAAGCGTTAATAATCTCAACTATAACTCCTGGCAACAAATGCACCAGCTGGCGCCTGCTGAATCAATGCCAAATGGCCGGGGCAAGAGGCACAGCTacagcaacggcagcgatAGCGACAGTCGCAATCGCCTCGATCTGGACATGGCGCTGGAGGCGCTTCAAAGTCAgcagctgcatttgcatttgcagccCAATAATCATCATCACCCGGCACCAATATCGCCTCCAGCTCACAGTGTCCGCCTCATTGTGCAGAACGGAAAAGGAGACGATCAACAGCTGAACAATACAACGAACTTCCACAAGCAGCGTAGTGTGATTGTtgttaataattcaaatactGGTAATAATTTCATGGGGGAAGAGAATGAAGAGAAGCaggagcaagagcaagaagaTGATGCGCTGAGCGTGGAGAACACGCGTCTTTAG